One region of Quercus lobata isolate SW786 chromosome 2, ValleyOak3.0 Primary Assembly, whole genome shotgun sequence genomic DNA includes:
- the LOC115975315 gene encoding probable WRKY transcription factor 53, whose product MENGWSWEQKTLISELIQGMELAKQLRVQFSGTSSSPETTDTLLQRILNSYEKALLILRWSGPVGQSHTMGVTAGVPGSPISVNGSPGSDEFEKGLKDQQELNDVSKKRKILPRWTDQVRVNSETGLEGPHDDGYSWRKYGQKDILGAKYPRSYYRCTFRITQNCWATKQVQRSDEDPNLFEITYRGTHTCSHATNLIPAPSSPEKQEQKHNNNSNYNNNDNQQKQSLEILSTIRNNLRVATENLDNREMAHPFSFPSTSFGCMKSENSHFSLSELDNSALLGGFPQPFLSQTSPESNYFMASPFQVSNFGGVHMQHSESEIISAHTSATNSPILDIDFSLDPVEIDPNFPFDTPGFFS is encoded by the exons ATGGAGAATGGTTGGAGCTGGGAGCAGAAGACACTGATTAGTGAACTAATTCAAGGAATGGAACTAGCAAAACAGTTAAGGGTACAATTTAGTGGTACATCTTCATCACCTGAGACCACGGATACGTTGTTACAGAGGATACTAAATTCATACGAGAAGGCTCTTTTGATTCTGAGATGGAGTGGGCCAGTGGGACAGTCCCATACTATGGGAGTAACAGCTGGTGTGCCAGGGTCTCCAATTTCTGTCAATGGAAGTCCTGGGAGCGATGAATTTGAGAAGGGTCTTAAGGATCAACAGGAACTTAATGATGTCTCAAAGAAAAG AAAGATATTGCCTAGATGGACAGACCAAGTGAGGGTGAACTCTGAGACAGGGTTGGAAGGACCTCATGATGATGGCTATAGTTGGAGAAAATATGGTCAGAAGGACATCCTAGGAGCCAAATATCCTAG AAGCTATTACAGATGCACCTTTCGTATCACTCAAAACTGCTGGGCAACAAAACAAGTTCAAAGATCAGATGAAGACCCCAACTTATTCGAAATCACATACCGAGGAACACACACCTGTTCCCACGCTACCAATTTGATTCCAGCACCATCATCACCAGAAAAACAAGAAcagaaacacaacaacaacagcaactaCAACAACAATGATAATCAACAAAAGCAATCACTAGAAATACTCTCAACAATTCGAAACAATTTGAGGGTTGCTACCGAGAACTTGGACAATAGAGAGATGGCACATCCATTCTCTTTTCCTTCAACTTCATTTGGATGCATGAAGAGTGAAAACAGTCACTTTTCACTTTCAGAACTTGACAATAGCGCTCTCTTGGGTGGTTTTCCTCAGCCATTTTTGTCTCAGACTAGCCCTGAATCAAACTACTTCATGGCTTCCCCATTTCAAGTGAGCAACTTTGGAGGGGTTCACATGCAACATTCAGAATCTGAGATAATCTCAGCACACACTTCAGCCACCAATTCTCCAATTCTAGACATAGACTTCTCACTTGATCCAGTGGAAATTGATCCTAATTTCCCATTTGACACCCCagggtttttctcttaa
- the LOC115975317 gene encoding uncharacterized protein LOC115975317 has protein sequence MISSPTFQPLSNTVTFLVPPTFLGSSAFLQNYIKNPCRKRRESKCYRERLVGKRRGEIVCWALLPVDPWAPNIDSQSIASQLFAFSLFPYLGFLYFITKSKSAPKLTLFGFYFLLAFVGATIPAGIYAKVHYGTSLSNVDWLHGGAESLLTLTNLFIVMGLREALRRARATKQNTSNSAAGLKEERRSI, from the exons ATGATCTCAAGTCCAACATTTCAACCTCTAAGTAACACTGTCACCTTTTTAGTCCCTCCAACTTTTCTGGGTTCTTCTGCTTTCTTGCAAAACTACATAAAAAACCCATGTAGAAAAAGGAGGGAATCCAAGTGTTACAGAGAGAGATTGGTTGGTAAGAGAAGGGGAGAGATTGTGTGTTGGGCATTGCTCCCAGTGGACCCATGGGCACCCAACATTGATTCACAGAGTATAGCTTCACAGctctttgctttttctttgtttccctACCTTGGTTTCTTGTACTTCATCACTAAATCCAAGTCTGCTCCAAAGCTCACCCTCTTTGGATTCTATTTCTTGCTCGCCTTTGTGGGGGCTACCA TTCCTGCTGGAATTTATG CAAAGGTGCATTATGGTACTTCCTTGTCTAACGTGGATTGGTTACATGGTGGAGCTGAGTCACTTCTTACTTTGACCAACTTATTTATTGTGATGGGATTGAGAGAGGCTCTTAGGAGAGCTCGAgctacaaaacaaaacacatctAATTCTGCTGCGGGGTTGAAAGAAGAGAGGCGTTCCATATAG